TCCGCTCGTTCTCGCGGTCGACCTTGAGCACCTTGACCTTGATCTCCTGGCCTTCGTGGACGACCTCCGATGGATGCTTGACCCGGCCCCAGGACAGCTCGGACACGTGGAGGAGCCCGTCGACACCGCCGAGATCGACGAAGGCACCGAAGTCGGTCAGACGCTTGACCACACCCGTGCGGACCTCGCCTTCGTTGATGTTCCTCCAGGTCTCCTCACGCAGACGCCGCTGTTCCTCTTCGAGGATCAGCTTCCGGGACAGGATGACCTGGTTGCGAGGCCGATCGAGCTCGATCACCCGGACCTTGATCTCCTGCCCGACGAAGGGCTTGAGGTCCTTGACAAAACCGCGCGAGACGTGGGAGGCCGGGATGAACCCGCGGACGCCGGCGTCGACGATCAACCCGCCCTTGACCTCCGCGGTCACCGGGACCTCGATCGGCTCACCGCTCTCGTGGACGGCCTGGAGGTGCTTCCAGGCGTCCTCGTCGTCGGCCCGGCGCTTCGACAGGATGACGTTGCCGTCCTGCCCTTCGACGTTCTTGATCACCACGTTTATCTCATCCCCCACCTTGACCATGTCGGCGGGGGTTTGATTATCCTTCAGACCTAGTTCCCCGACGGGGATAATCCCCTCGGACTTGTAGCCGACGTCGACCATGACCCCTTCGTCGCCGACCGAGACGACCTTGCCGCGGACCAGTTCCCCGTTCTTCAGGTCCCGGAGGGCCTTCTCCATCTCCGCCTGTCCCTCGGTCATGCTCTCGACCTCGGGGGCCGCGACCTTCTCCTCTTCCTTCGCCGGCTCTGACGGCTCGGCCGTCCTGGCTTCCTCCCGTTCCGCTTCCGGCTCCTTGCCCTCGTCGAGTTCCTTCATCATGGCGACGACCTCCTCTGTGATCCAGTCCGGCGTAGAGGCCCCGGCCAGGATGGCCACGGTCTCCGCCCCGGAAAACCAGCCCGGCTCGACTTCAGCCGCTGATTCCAAATGATAAGTGCGAGCCCCCGCGGCCCGGCTGATCTCCGCCAATTGGCGAGTGTTGGCCGAATGCCGGCCGCCGACGACCAGGACCACGTCGGCCCCACCGGCCAGTTCCCTGGCCTCCGCCTGGCGGTCGAGGGTGACCCGGCAGATCGTCGGTTCGACCCTGACCTCGCGGGCCTTTTCCCGCAGGGCCTCGACGACCGCCTCAAGCTTGGCCGCCGGTTGCGTGGTCTGGGAGAGGACGCCGACCCGATCCATGGGGGGCATCTTCCGGATGTCCTCCGGCCCGTCGACGACGACGGCCTTACCCCCGGTCCACCCGACGACCGACTGGACCTCGGTGTGCTTTGGGTCGCCGACGATGACCACCGTGTAGCCCTCTTCCGAGAGCCGGGCGGCGGCTTCCTGGGCTCGCTTGACCAGCGGGCAAGTGGCGTCGCAGACGACAAGACCCTTACGCCTGACCTCCTCGGCTAGGCCCGGGGATACGCCATGCGAAGGGAGGAGGACCGCGCCGCTTTCGATCTCATCGAGTCCGACGGCTTCTTTGACCCCGCGCGCAGCCAGAGCCTCGACGACCGGCCGATTGTGGATGACCGGCCCCAGACTATGTCCGCCGCCGTCGTTGGCCATCTGCTCGGCCATCTCGACCGCTCGGCGTACGCCGAAGCAGAAACCGGCGTTCTTGGCGAGCGTGACCCGCAAGCCCTCACCCCGTCGCTTTCTTCTGGTCGATCTCGATCAGTGAGGCGATCTGCTCCATCACCGCCGCCCCGACCCTTTCGAGATCGCCGGGGCTGAGCTTCACCCCGCAGAGGTCGGGGAAGGTCATCGCCGGTCCGAGGCGGAAGCGCAGGGTCTTGAAAAGGCCGTAATCTCCGGTCGCCGCCGCCGGGCAGATGGGAGCCCCTGACTTCAGGGCCAAGAGGGCCAACCCGGGCTCGGCCCGGCCGAGTCTCCCAGTCCGGCTGCGGGTTCCCTCGGGGAACATCCCGACGACCTTCCGCTGTTCGAGGAGTTCGAGGGTCCGGCGCAGGGCCCCGCGGTCCGGCTTGCCCCGCTTGACCGGGTAGGCCCCCAGCCAGCGTAGGGCGGAAGAGAAGAGCGGGGCCCGAAATAACTCCACCTTCGCCATGAAGTAGACCGGCCGGTCCACGGCGCAAGCCATGTTCACCGGGTCCATCCAGTGGACGTGATTCGAAACCAGAAGAACAGGCCCCTCCTTGGGCAGGTTCTCCCGACCGTAAACGCGCCACCGGGAGAACAGCCGGAGATAGAGTCGGAAGAAGCCCCTGACGAACTGATAGAACAAGTTAACTCTCCCCCGGCGAGCCCGCTCCCGAGGCGACGGCCCGTCCGCACGCACAAAGCATGCTCTCGACCATCTGGTCGATGGTCAGCTCCGACGAGTCTACCTCGACCGCGCCGAGCGCCTTGCGCAGGGGCGCGACGGCCCGTCCGCTGTCGATTTCGTCCCGGCGGGCGATGTCCTGACGGACCGAAGGCAGGCTGACCTCAAAGCCCTTCCGGCGAAGTTCTTCGAAGCGCCGTCTGACCCGTTCCTCCAGAGAGGCCGTCAGATAAAACTTGACCTCAGCGTCGGGCAGGACGTTCGTCCCGGCGTCGCGGCCATCCATGACGACCCCTCCATGCTCGGCCATGGCCCTCTGCTGTTCGACCAGGCGGCGGCGGACGGCGGGCACCTTGGCCACGTCGGACACGGCGGCGTTGACCTCCGGGGCCCGGATGGCCTCGGTGACGTCCTCGCCGTCAAGGACGACCCGGTAGAGTCCGTCGGGAAGATCCGGTTTGGTCAACCTGATCAGACTCGCCGCGGCCAATCGACCGAGGGCCTCTTCATCGGCCAGGTCGACCCGCCGGCGTAGAGCCTTGAGGGTCAATGCTCGGTACATCGCTCCGGTATCGATATACAGATAACCAAGACGCTTGGCGATGCTCTTCGCGGCGGTGCTCTTCCCCGCGCCGGCCGGCCCGTCGACAGTGATCCGGATCCCCTTCTCCATCCGTTTCCTCCCGTGCAAGGGTAACCTTCACTGTGATTCGACGTGCCCCCGGACATTCCTTTATGGGCGTAGTATTTGCCCGCCACCCACCGTGGATGCAGACTCGCCCTGTCGTGCCTGCTATCGAGATGTTGCAGGGACACCAAGAACGGGCCCGCAGGCCCGTCGGTCTTTCGCCCGCCCAAGCCGCTCAGCGCCCCTCCTGCGCAGCCAAGAGCACTTTTCGACGAGGCCTCTCACGGCCCTTTCGTCTTGACCCGTCCCATCAGGGCGATGTCCCGCCGGCAGATGACCTCCGTGCCGATCACCGGCTCGGTCACTCCGGACGACGCCCGGCTGACGCGGAACCTCAACTCACTGCGGTAGCTGGCGCCGTCGATCTCCAACAGGTCGCCGTCCTTGACCGGGATGGTCACTTCAGCTCGGCTGAAACGGGCCACCGGTTGACCGTTGACGAGGACCACGGCCGAGTCGGCCGAGTTGCGTCCTTCCAGGCGGAGTACCAACCAGGGCCCCTGAAGAGAAGGCTTGGCCACGCTCGACCGTGCGCCGACGGCGCCGGCGACGCCTTCGTCGGCCAAAGCGACGTCCAGGCTGACCCCCTCGAGGCGATCGACGTAACTGAGGTACCGTCGGGCCTCGTCCCTGGCCAAGAAGGTCTGGGCAACGACCAGCAGGACACAGAGGGCGATGGTCACCCGCAGGAGCGATCCCTCGACCCGCTGCGTCCATGTTTTGTACCTTTGCCGGCGCGACATGGTGCAAAGGCCCCCCCGGACGGGCCCGGGGGCCCGTACCCCTATTCATATGAGTCCGGGCGGGACCTTATACTCCTGAGTTTGGGCGGGACACCTCATCCTCCCGGGCCTCGTGGGACGAGGCGTCCTCTCAGCCCCGTGGGTCGGTCGCCGCATGCTCGCCGGCCAAGCGCCCGCTGGCGAAAGCCGCCTGGATGTTGTAGCCGCCGGTGTAGCCGTCGACGTCAAGGACCTCGCCGCCGAAGTATATCCCATTGACCAGGCGCGATCCCATCGTCCCCGGGTCGACTTCGGTCGTCGCCACCCCGCCGGCGGTGATGATCGCCTCTTTCAGCGGCCTGGTCGCGGTAATGGTCAGGGCCAACCCCTTGAGCAGCGTGCCCAGGTGCCTGCGCTCGTCCCTCGTGACCTGGTGGGCCGGCTTCTCCGGGTCGATTCCGGAGAGGCGGACCACCGGGTCGATCAGTAACCTCGGCAGCAGAGCGTCGAGGCAGTTCTTGAAGGCCTTGCGCGACCGTTCCCCGAGGTCTCGCTGGAGCCTCAGGTCCAGCACCTCCAAGTCGAGGGCCGGCTTGAGGTCGATGGTCAGCTTGACCGGGCCGCGACCGGCGGCCAGTTCGAGCCCGGCGGCTCGGCTCAGGGTGAGAATGATGGGGCCGGACACGCCGTAATGGGTGAAGAGCATCTCGCCGAACTCCTCGCCAACCGCCTTCCCCTGCCGGTTCCAGGCCGTCGCCCTCACGTTGCGCAGGCTCAGTCCCTGGACGCCGGCAACCCAGTCCTCCGCGGCGACCAACGGGACCAGGGCCGGCCTGATCGGCACGACGGTGTGGCCGGCGGCCGCGGCGAAGGCATAGCCGTCCCCGGTCGAACCGGTTCCCGGGTAGGAGGCGCCTCCCGTGCAGACGACCACCCGCTCGGCTTCGACCACCCCTTCGACCGTCCGGACGCCGGTCACGGCTCCGCGTTCGATGATGAGCCCGGTACAGTCCTGATTCAGCCGGACCTCGACCTGCCCCCGACGAAGGTAGCGGTCGAGGGCGTCGATGACGTCAAAGGCGCGGTCGGAGACGGGAAAGACCCGATCGCCCCGCTCGACTTTGGTTTCGACCCCCAACCCGGCGAAGAAGGCGCGCGTGGCGTCGGCGTCCCAGGCGGCCAGGGCTCGATATAGGAAGCGGCCGTTGCCGGGCATCCCCGCGACCAGACCGGCCAGGTCGGTCGCATGGGTCAGGTTGCACCGGCCTTTACCGCTGATCCCCAGTTTGCGGCCGAGGCGACGGTTCTTCTCCAGGAGGATGACCCGGGCCCCCAGCTCGGCTGCCCGTCCGGCGGCCATGCAACCGGCCGCCCCTCCCCCGACCACGGCGACGCGGACCCGGCCGCCGTCCTTGACCCCCATGTCCCCGGCGCCCTCCCGCTTCAAGCCCGCTCCAGTGCCTGATCTAGGTCGGCAATGAGGTCCGCCGGGTCCTCGAGGCCGACCGACAGTCGGATCTGCTCCTCCCCGATAGCCAGTCCGGCCCGCTCACCGGGACTCAGGTTGCGATGCGAGGTCTTGGCCGGATGGGAGACGGTCGTGAACACATCGCCCAGACTCGGCACGAATTCGACCAGCCGGAGGGCTCCGATGATCCGCCCCGCCGCCCCCACCCCGCCCCGCGGCTCGAAGCTCAACATCCCCCCGAAGCCCCGGGACAACACTCGTTGGGCCAACGAGTACTGATGGTTGTCCGGCAGGCCCGGGTAGTTGACCAGCGCCACCCGCGGGTGAACGCTCAGGTGCTTGGCCACGGTCAGGGCCGTGGACGATTGGCGGGCCATCCGGACAGCCAGCGTCCGCAGGCCCCGAAGGACCAGCCAGGCGCCGAAAGGGTCGAGGGTCGGACCGAAGTCGATTGCGGCCGACCTGGCCTTCTTCACCGCATCGCGCGGCCCGCAGAGGACCCCGGCGGTGACGTCGCCGTGTCCATTGAGGTACTTGGTCGCGCTGTGGACGACCAGGTCGGCCCCGTGCTCCAGGGGCCGACAGTGATACGGGCTGGCGAAGGTGTTGTCGCAGACGAAGACGAGGCCGCGCCTTCGACAGATCTCGGCCAGTCGTTCGAGGTTGCAGAGGCGCATCGTCGGGTTGGAGATCGTCTCGGCCAGGAGGACCCGGGTGGCCGGGCCGACCGCCGCCTCGACCGCTCCCAGGTCGGTCAGGTCGACCAGCCGGTGATGGTAACCGAGTCGACCCAAGGTCCCCCGGAAGAGGGCCAGGGTACCGCCGTACAGGTCCCGCGTGGCCAGGATCTCGGTCCCTGGCTCGGCCGCCGTGACCACCGTCAGGAGCAGGGCCGCCGTCCCCGAGGCCACGGCCAGACAGTCGCCGGCCCCCTCGAGGGCGGCCACCACCGACTCCAGCGAGGCCTGGTTGGCCCCGGCATAGCGGGTATACATGTAGCCGGGCTCGCGCCCTTCCATGAGCTTGTCCACGTCTTCCAGTTCCTCGAAGACGTAAGCCGCGGTCTGCTCGATGGGCAGGGCCCCCGGTCGGGTCAGCGAGGCCGGCCTGGCCCGCCCGATGCCCAGCGGGAGGCTGTCAAAACGGAGATCGGTCAATGCTGATGTCCCCTTTCGGCCGGGAAAGCCGCTCGCGCCTCGGGTAAACCCCGGGCGCGAGCGCCAAGGCGTTTCTTACAAGCGTTTCGCCGGTCGGGCGGCCTATCCTTCCACGAACTTCTCGGCCACCCGGTAGACGTCCCCGGCTCCCATGGTCATGACCACGTCCCCCGGTCTCGTCTCCCGCTTCAAAAAGTCGACAATCTGGTCGAAGTCCGGGAGATACTCGACCTCGGCCCCGTTCTCGGCGATCAACCGGGCCAGATCCCGCGAGCTGACGTCACCGGGGTCTTCCTCGCGCGCGGCATAGATGTCGGTGATCACCAGGCGATCGGCCGCCGTCAGCTCTCGGGCGAAAGCCCCCATCAGATCCCTGGTCCGGGAGTAAAGGTGCGGCTGGAAGACGCACCACAGCCGGTTGGCCTCAAGGCGGCGGGCGGCCTCCAGGGTCGACCGGATGGCCGTCGGGTGATGGGCGTAGTCGTCATAGACGGTCACGCCGCCGCGCGCGCCCTTGGCCTCGAACCGGCGATGGGCCCCCCGGAAGTCGCCGAGGGCCTCGGCGGCCGTCTGGGGAACCACCCCCAGCCGCGCGCCGACGGCCAAGGCCGCCAGAGCGTTGGACACGTTGTGACGGCCGGGGACCTTCAGCTCGACCCGGGCCACCGGCCGTCCGTCAAGGACGGCCTTGAACGACGCGTAAGGCGTCCCCCCGAAATCGATCCCCGTCGCCCGCCAGCGGGCGGCGCCGTCGATGGCGTAAGACACCACCTCGGCCTTCACCGACGGCCCGATCCCGATCACCCTCGGGTCGTCGTGGTTGAGGATGACGGCCCCGTCCGGCCGCACCGTCTCGGCGAAACGCCGGAAGGCCGCGGCCACGTTGGAGAGGCTCTTGAAGTAGTCGAGGTGGTCGTCGTCGATGTTCAGGATGGCCGCGACCCGGGGACGGAGGGCCAGGAAAGACCCGTTGAACTCGCAGGCCTCGGCGACGAAGTACGGTGAGTCCCCGACCCTGGCGTTGCCCCCGAGTTCCTCGACCTCTCCGCCGACCAGGACGGTCGGGTCGAGCCCGGAACGCTCGAGGATGACGCCGACCATGGCCGTGGTCGTGGTCTTCCCGTGAGTCCCGGCCACGGCGACTCCCCAGTCGACTCTGCTCATCAACAGGCCGAGGAGCTCGGCCCGGGTCAGGACGGGCAAGCCAAGTTCGGC
The genomic region above belongs to Bacillota bacterium and contains:
- a CDS encoding NAD(P)/FAD-dependent oxidoreductase, with amino-acid sequence MGVKDGGRVRVAVVGGGAAGCMAAGRAAELGARVILLEKNRRLGRKLGISGKGRCNLTHATDLAGLVAGMPGNGRFLYRALAAWDADATRAFFAGLGVETKVERGDRVFPVSDRAFDVIDALDRYLRRGQVEVRLNQDCTGLIIERGAVTGVRTVEGVVEAERVVVCTGGASYPGTGSTGDGYAFAAAAGHTVVPIRPALVPLVAAEDWVAGVQGLSLRNVRATAWNRQGKAVGEEFGEMLFTHYGVSGPIILTLSRAAGLELAAGRGPVKLTIDLKPALDLEVLDLRLQRDLGERSRKAFKNCLDALLPRLLIDPVVRLSGIDPEKPAHQVTRDERRHLGTLLKGLALTITATRPLKEAIITAGGVATTEVDPGTMGSRLVNGIYFGGEVLDVDGYTGGYNIQAAFASGRLAGEHAATDPRG
- a CDS encoding aminotransferase class I/II-fold pyridoxal phosphate-dependent enzyme — translated: MTDLRFDSLPLGIGRARPASLTRPGALPIEQTAAYVFEELEDVDKLMEGREPGYMYTRYAGANQASLESVVAALEGAGDCLAVASGTAALLLTVVTAAEPGTEILATRDLYGGTLALFRGTLGRLGYHHRLVDLTDLGAVEAAVGPATRVLLAETISNPTMRLCNLERLAEICRRRGLVFVCDNTFASPYHCRPLEHGADLVVHSATKYLNGHGDVTAGVLCGPRDAVKKARSAAIDFGPTLDPFGAWLVLRGLRTLAVRMARQSSTALTVAKHLSVHPRVALVNYPGLPDNHQYSLAQRVLSRGFGGMLSFEPRGGVGAAGRIIGALRLVEFVPSLGDVFTTVSHPAKTSHRNLSPGERAGLAIGEEQIRLSVGLEDPADLIADLDQALERA
- a CDS encoding lysophospholipid acyltransferase family protein, which translates into the protein MFYQFVRGFFRLYLRLFSRWRVYGRENLPKEGPVLLVSNHVHWMDPVNMACAVDRPVYFMAKVELFRAPLFSSALRWLGAYPVKRGKPDRGALRRTLELLEQRKVVGMFPEGTRSRTGRLGRAEPGLALLALKSGAPICPAAATGDYGLFKTLRFRLGPAMTFPDLCGVKLSPGDLERVGAAVMEQIASLIEIDQKKATG
- the cmk gene encoding (d)CMP kinase, which translates into the protein MEKGIRITVDGPAGAGKSTAAKSIAKRLGYLYIDTGAMYRALTLKALRRRVDLADEEALGRLAAASLIRLTKPDLPDGLYRVVLDGEDVTEAIRAPEVNAAVSDVAKVPAVRRRLVEQQRAMAEHGGVVMDGRDAGTNVLPDAEVKFYLTASLEERVRRRFEELRRKGFEVSLPSVRQDIARRDEIDSGRAVAPLRKALGAVEVDSSELTIDQMVESMLCACGRAVASGAGSPGES
- a CDS encoding bifunctional 4-hydroxy-3-methylbut-2-enyl diphosphate reductase/30S ribosomal protein S1, with the translated sequence MRVTLAKNAGFCFGVRRAVEMAEQMANDGGGHSLGPVIHNRPVVEALAARGVKEAVGLDEIESGAVLLPSHGVSPGLAEEVRRKGLVVCDATCPLVKRAQEAAARLSEEGYTVVIVGDPKHTEVQSVVGWTGGKAVVVDGPEDIRKMPPMDRVGVLSQTTQPAAKLEAVVEALREKAREVRVEPTICRVTLDRQAEARELAGGADVVLVVGGRHSANTRQLAEISRAAGARTYHLESAAEVEPGWFSGAETVAILAGASTPDWITEEVVAMMKELDEGKEPEAEREEARTAEPSEPAKEEEKVAAPEVESMTEGQAEMEKALRDLKNGELVRGKVVSVGDEGVMVDVGYKSEGIIPVGELGLKDNQTPADMVKVGDEINVVIKNVEGQDGNVILSKRRADDEDAWKHLQAVHESGEPIEVPVTAEVKGGLIVDAGVRGFIPASHVSRGFVKDLKPFVGQEIKVRVIELDRPRNQVILSRKLILEEEQRRLREETWRNINEGEVRTGVVKRLTDFGAFVDLGGVDGLLHVSELSWGRVKHPSEVVHEGQEIKVKVLKVDRENERISLGYKQILPDPWTSIQERYVEGSVVAGKVVRLAPFGAFVELQPGIDGLVHISQLADRRVAKPEEVVSVGQEVKVKVLGVNPQAHRISLSLREAEEDRDRAEYEQKAKPEAEGGGLATIGDVFSDLLTGQKGQDKDKS
- the murC gene encoding UDP-N-acetylmuramate--L-alanine ligase; translated protein: MFEDVSRRPVRRIHFIGLGGIGMSGLALVLRRYGYAISGSDLKASPITDKLRDMGVRFTVGHRAEAVDGADLVIYTAAVRPGNPELARAAELGLPVLTRAELLGLLMSRVDWGVAVAGTHGKTTTTAMVGVILERSGLDPTVLVGGEVEELGGNARVGDSPYFVAEACEFNGSFLALRPRVAAILNIDDDHLDYFKSLSNVAAAFRRFAETVRPDGAVILNHDDPRVIGIGPSVKAEVVSYAIDGAARWRATGIDFGGTPYASFKAVLDGRPVARVELKVPGRHNVSNALAALAVGARLGVVPQTAAEALGDFRGAHRRFEAKGARGGVTVYDDYAHHPTAIRSTLEAARRLEANRLWCVFQPHLYSRTRDLMGAFARELTAADRLVITDIYAAREEDPGDVSSRDLARLIAENGAEVEYLPDFDQIVDFLKRETRPGDVVMTMGAGDVYRVAEKFVEG